The DNA segment GCCGAAGTAAAAGGCAACGAAGCGATTGTAAGCATGGTGAGTTTGGGATTTGGGGTCGGCGTGCTGCCAAAAATCGTGGTGGATAACAGCCCACTCGCCGAACGCGTTGAGCCATTTATATTACAGCCAGATTTAGGCCCCTACTCCATGGGAATTTGCGTGATGGAAAAGCGATTGAAAAGTCCGATTCTAAATGCGTTCTGGGCGCAGCTCACGAGCGAAAAATAATTCTCGCGAAAAATTAACGAAACGGCCTACTCAAAAAAGGCGAGCCCGCCAAACCAAATCGCCACGGCAAATCAACTGCTTTTGAAATACCAATACGCGGACCACAGATAACATCAGCCGGTTTTGCTGCAGGAATTAATTCAAAAGGCGAATCATACAAAGACATGCCGTTAAAGCTATGTTGTATCGCCAATGCTTGCCCCAGCTTACCTGGACCGGAACACAGTAAGTTAACCTTATCAACTCCACGTCTTTCCATCATAGTCTGCAAACCTATGATGGGTTCAATCGCGCGAATCAAAACACCCGCACCATGACCTTCTGCTTCGCACACAAAATTTAAACACCAATGAATGCCGTAGGAACGATAAACATACGCGCGTGCTGGAGCACCAAACATAGCTATATTACGTGGTGTTTTGCCAACAAATGTATGTGATGCCGGTTCGCTCTGGTCGTAGGCTTCTGTCTCGACAATAATTCCACCGACACCATTTACAGTAAAAGTTGCGCCGATCAAATCGCGCGCAACTTCATGTGATGGACGTAAAAAATTAAGAGCTGTAGATTTCATTTAAATAAACTACATATTCAAAAAATATGCATTAAACATTAATTACTAGTGAAGAAACCCCAAGCCACGCCTGAATGTTTCAAATACTCCCACATAAATTTCTGGATTTTCTACAGGCTTAGTTATTTCGATACCCTGCTTAATATTTTCATTTTCCTTTACCGTCCCACGAATGAATTCTCTATACCACCCCACCCAATCCGTTTCCCCCTGAAGGTTAGCCTCAGGATAGCCGTGGCACTCAGCACCATGTAAACCAATGGTACCAGTAGGGGTAAAATTTCTTAGCACCTGATACTGCTCATAGATATGCAATATCTCATGCAGAATGACTGAATTAGGACGATCATCAGCAAAAGACCACAAATCGGATACATAAAAATATCCATTCATTGCCCAAGCTCCTGCACCACCTCCG comes from the Cellvibrio zantedeschiae genome and includes:
- a CDS encoding DNA-3-methyladenine glycosylase, whose product is MKSTALNFLRPSHEVARDLIGATFTVNGVGGIIVETEAYDQSEPASHTFVGKTPRNIAMFGAPARAYVYRSYGIHWCLNFVCEAEGHGAGVLIRAIEPIIGLQTMMERRGVDKVNLLCSGPGKLGQALAIQHSFNGMSLYDSPFELIPAAKPADVICGPRIGISKAVDLPWRFGLAGSPFLSRPFR